One Thermofilum sp. genomic window carries:
- a CDS encoding type II toxin-antitoxin system VapC family toxin: MEGEDPAEVVVDASVVAKWFIAEKGREKAVKLRDDYVDGKVRLHAPALMPFEVLNAVRFSRRDVKADVLKAVAESLALYGIRLHQLSGRYAELVVEVALENGITIYDASYVALAKYLGAVLYTADQKLIESLNSEYRVLVKSIGEYGETLG; encoded by the coding sequence ATGGAGGGAGAAGATCCAGCGGAGGTGGTAGTTGACGCCTCTGTCGTAGCGAAATGGTTTATTGCCGAGAAGGGTCGCGAGAAAGCGGTTAAGCTCAGAGACGACTATGTGGACGGCAAGGTTAGGCTGCACGCGCCGGCGCTCATGCCTTTCGAAGTGCTGAACGCTGTCAGGTTTAGCAGGCGCGACGTGAAAGCTGATGTGCTCAAAGCCGTGGCTGAAAGCCTAGCGCTCTACGGTATACGGCTTCACCAGCTCAGCGGTAGGTACGCTGAGCTCGTGGTGGAGGTAGCGCTAGAGAACGGTATAACTATCTACGACGCTAGCTACGTCGCGCTAGCTAAGTACCTCGGTGCTGTGCTCTACACTGCTGACCAAAAACTCATCGAGAGCTTGAACAGCGAGTACAGGGTACTAGTGAAGAGCATCGGAGAGTATGGGGAGACTCTCGGCTAG
- a CDS encoding AbrB/MazE/SpoVT family DNA-binding domain-containing protein, which produces MHKVRVSSKGQVVIPKSIRDELGLAPGTVLWAKVEGNRVVLEPARELPAHLFVEAGPRVTEPLLREAKAASDKVEKLLRDLGVGESSA; this is translated from the coding sequence GTGCACAAAGTCAGGGTTTCGAGCAAGGGGCAGGTCGTCATACCGAAGAGCATTAGAGATGAGCTGGGCTTGGCGCCCGGCACTGTCCTCTGGGCTAAGGTTGAGGGAAACAGGGTTGTGCTGGAGCCTGCGAGAGAGCTTCCAGCCCACTTGTTCGTAGAGGCGGGGCCTAGGGTCACTGAGCCTCTGCTGCGCGAGGCTAAAGCGGCGAGCGACAAAGTTGAGAAGCTGCTGAGGGATCTGGGAGTTGGCGAGAGTAGCGCTTGA
- a CDS encoding M28 family peptidase, producing the protein MLGLFSEAAYAYEVARRLASHPRFTGSEGERTARELAAAELRSMGYEVSFEPFTVKVFEVLAASLEVVDPPAGFVPCSAVGFSGETGEDGVEGELAYIERGDAAVVPAGSGWIGLASARPEKDRWRKLAGKAAGLVIAESSPVRGLSRVDVPYEWRERYGSLPAVYVKYRDALSLLEARRVRLTLLQEYRDAEAQNLIAEKRGWKYPEEVVYVVAHLDSVYGVQGALDNAAGSALVLALAKALRGVECKRTVRFALFSGEELGLRGSQAHVERVKDALRNAVLVLNLDVHGAAFGSTSIIVTGSKSLRHYAESLARRLGVKVDVSEDVMSSDSASFARHEVPSVNIYRSSGAGYGIHTVDDSPDLLHPLAFELPGFLALELVREVADAEELPFEREIPEEVKRKVDEYFRKRLGILE; encoded by the coding sequence ATGCTCGGGCTTTTCAGCGAGGCAGCGTACGCGTACGAGGTAGCGAGGAGGCTTGCTTCCCACCCGCGCTTCACGGGGAGCGAGGGGGAGCGCACAGCTAGAGAGCTGGCAGCCGCGGAGCTCAGGAGCATGGGGTACGAGGTGAGCTTCGAGCCGTTCACGGTGAAGGTCTTCGAGGTTCTCGCAGCTAGCTTAGAGGTCGTGGATCCTCCGGCGGGTTTTGTGCCGTGCTCGGCGGTCGGCTTCAGCGGGGAGACGGGTGAGGATGGAGTGGAGGGTGAGCTCGCTTACATCGAGCGTGGGGACGCGGCGGTCGTGCCGGCGGGGAGTGGCTGGATCGGGCTGGCCTCGGCCAGGCCCGAGAAGGATAGGTGGAGGAAGCTCGCCGGGAAGGCTGCTGGGCTGGTGATTGCGGAGAGCTCCCCGGTTCGCGGGCTGAGCAGGGTGGATGTGCCTTACGAGTGGAGGGAGAGGTACGGTAGCTTGCCGGCGGTGTACGTGAAGTACAGGGATGCGCTGAGCTTGCTGGAAGCTAGGAGGGTGAGGTTAACCCTCCTCCAGGAGTACCGGGACGCGGAGGCGCAGAACTTGATCGCGGAGAAGAGGGGGTGGAAGTACCCGGAGGAGGTAGTGTACGTGGTTGCGCACCTGGACAGCGTGTACGGGGTGCAGGGAGCGTTGGACAACGCTGCGGGCTCTGCGCTGGTTCTAGCCCTCGCGAAGGCGCTGAGAGGGGTTGAGTGCAAGCGCACTGTGAGGTTCGCGCTGTTCAGCGGCGAGGAGCTGGGTCTCCGCGGCTCGCAGGCGCACGTGGAGCGCGTGAAAGACGCGTTGAGGAACGCTGTCCTGGTATTGAACCTGGATGTTCACGGTGCCGCTTTCGGCTCGACGAGCATCATCGTGACGGGGTCGAAGAGCTTGAGGCACTACGCGGAGTCCCTGGCGCGCAGGCTGGGAGTAAAGGTGGATGTGAGCGAGGACGTCATGTCCAGCGATAGCGCGAGCTTCGCGAGGCACGAGGTACCCTCTGTGAATATTTACAGGTCTAGCGGCGCCGGCTACGGCATACACACGGTTGACGACTCCCCAGACCTCCTCCACCCCCTCGCCTTCGAGCTGCCCGGCTTCCTGGCTCTCGAGCTAGTAAGGGAGGTGGCCGACGCGGAGGAGCTGCCCTTCGAGCGCGAAATCCCCGAGGAGGTTAAGAGGAAGGTGGACGAGTACTTCAGGAAGAGACTCGGCATACTCGAGTAG
- the pdxT gene encoding pyridoxal 5'-phosphate synthase glutaminase subunit PdxT codes for MVRVGVLSLQGDFLEHLEILKEAGAEPVKVKSAADLRGLDALVIPGGESTTIGSLIRARGLEGPIRELADSGVPIMGTCAGAILLAKKVADRVVGETGQPTLGLMDVAVIRNAFGRQKDSFVTELDFEGVGRVRAAFIRAPAIAEAWGSARIVSYVEHPRLGRLGAAALQGSMIALAFHPEITSEKKIYDFFLSKVKK; via the coding sequence GTGGTGCGAGTCGGGGTGCTTTCTCTCCAGGGGGACTTCCTCGAGCACCTAGAGATCCTCAAGGAGGCTGGGGCAGAGCCCGTAAAAGTCAAGAGCGCTGCAGACCTGAGAGGGCTCGACGCGCTAGTAATACCGGGCGGCGAGTCCACAACCATAGGGAGCTTGATAAGGGCTAGGGGGCTTGAAGGCCCTATAAGGGAGCTGGCGGACAGCGGCGTGCCCATCATGGGGACTTGCGCGGGCGCCATCCTGCTCGCAAAGAAGGTGGCGGACAGGGTTGTGGGCGAGACAGGCCAGCCCACCTTGGGGCTGATGGACGTGGCAGTTATCAGGAACGCGTTCGGCAGGCAGAAGGACTCTTTCGTTACTGAGCTCGATTTCGAAGGGGTGGGCAGGGTGAGAGCTGCTTTCATAAGGGCACCAGCGATAGCAGAAGCTTGGGGCTCCGCGAGGATAGTTTCCTACGTTGAGCACCCGCGGCTGGGAAGGCTTGGAGCCGCTGCACTTCAAGGCTCGATGATAGCGCTTGCCTTCCACCCGGAGATAACCAGCGAGAAGAAGATCTACGACTTCTTCCTTTCGAAAGTGAAGAAGTAG
- a CDS encoding PIN domain-containing protein, which yields MARVALDTSVIVEYIDLKGRYHRQARAIFESVLVGKLEAVIPHPVLAETYYVAARIYTVIGLPEPLRKAGELVKQLAALPTVEVVEGAELAVEAGSAKLKLGLALTDCYVLAAAKLAGGKAVFRSREAEMARAAERLKEYSVVFLEDYA from the coding sequence TTGGCGAGAGTAGCGCTTGACACCAGCGTTATAGTGGAGTACATTGACCTCAAGGGGAGGTACCACAGGCAAGCCAGAGCTATTTTTGAAAGCGTGCTGGTGGGGAAGCTGGAGGCAGTTATCCCTCACCCGGTCTTAGCGGAGACATACTACGTGGCAGCGAGGATTTACACTGTAATCGGCTTACCCGAGCCTCTGCGGAAAGCTGGGGAGCTTGTCAAGCAGCTGGCAGCGCTCCCGACAGTTGAGGTAGTTGAAGGCGCTGAGCTCGCTGTCGAAGCGGGGTCTGCGAAGCTGAAGCTGGGCCTTGCGCTCACTGACTGCTACGTCCTAGCAGCCGCTAAGCTGGCTGGGGGGAAGGCTGTGTTCAGGAGCAGGGAGGCGGAGATGGCTAGAGCGGCAGAGCGCCTGAAAGAGTACAGTGTAGTCTTCCTCGAAGACTACGCGTAA
- the pdxS gene encoding pyridoxal 5'-phosphate synthase lyase subunit PdxS, with protein sequence MKLVESYEFLEKLRDLIYSLLELRDKAREEGRETVPLREATPLVKYGFISMFKGGVIMDVTNEEQAGVAEDAGAVGVMILDKLPYDVRMAGGVARTADLNVILRVMESVTIPVSAKCRIGHAEEAKLLEEVGVDLIDESEVLTPADEKNHIDKWAFKAPFVNGARSLPEALRRIYEGASMIRTKGEPGTGNVAEAVRHIKLVNRDIAALRGYFLSGDYEAIWYYSKENKVPYELALLTAKLGRLPVVNFAAGGIATPADAALMMWLGSDGVFVGSGIFKSQDPGSRARAIVLATSFYDDPETVVEAQRMVSEKGAMMGIDLRTLKPEQLMQVRGE encoded by the coding sequence TTGAAGCTAGTAGAGTCGTACGAGTTTCTCGAAAAGCTCAGAGACCTTATATACTCGCTTCTAGAGCTCAGGGACAAGGCTAGGGAAGAGGGTCGCGAGACAGTTCCGCTGCGCGAAGCTACACCGCTCGTGAAGTACGGCTTCATCTCGATGTTTAAGGGCGGGGTCATAATGGATGTGACGAACGAGGAGCAGGCGGGGGTGGCTGAGGACGCGGGAGCTGTGGGTGTGATGATCCTGGATAAGCTGCCTTATGACGTTAGGATGGCGGGCGGTGTCGCGAGGACTGCAGACCTCAACGTGATCCTCAGGGTGATGGAGTCCGTCACCATACCGGTCTCCGCTAAGTGCAGGATAGGGCACGCGGAGGAGGCGAAGCTCCTCGAGGAGGTGGGGGTGGACCTCATAGACGAGAGCGAGGTGCTGACCCCCGCGGACGAGAAGAACCACATAGACAAGTGGGCTTTTAAAGCGCCTTTCGTCAACGGGGCGAGGAGCCTCCCGGAGGCGCTGCGGAGGATCTACGAGGGGGCTTCGATGATAAGGACGAAGGGCGAGCCCGGGACGGGGAACGTAGCTGAGGCTGTGAGGCACATAAAGCTCGTCAACAGGGATATCGCGGCCCTCAGGGGGTACTTCCTCTCGGGGGACTACGAGGCGATCTGGTACTACTCGAAGGAGAACAAGGTTCCCTACGAGCTCGCGCTCCTGACCGCGAAGCTCGGGCGGCTCCCGGTGGTGAACTTCGCAGCGGGCGGGATAGCGACTCCCGCCGACGCTGCGCTGATGATGTGGCTCGGCTCCGACGGGGTTTTCGTGGGCTCAGGGATCTTCAAGAGCCAGGATCCCGGGAGCAGAGCGAGGGCTATCGTGCTCGCGACATCCTTCTACGATGACCCTGAGACCGTGGTCGAAGCGCAGAGGATGGTTTCGGAGAAGGGCGCCATGATGGGCATAGACCTCAGGACGCTGAAGCCTGAGCAGCTAATGCAGGTGAGGGGTGAGTAG
- a CDS encoding succinate--CoA ligase subunit beta, whose protein sequence is MILLEFEVKEILEQYGIPTEAAVTVDSTSVGKLNELASHLRSPLVVKAQVRGWGRGKAGLVKFAETLEEAEKLARSMLGSPFGAERVRYVMVSEFVKPRRELYLSMMLGGDPPGVLLLASTAGGVSVEEKAAGSLLSLRLDPSVGLRSYAVRRVAKHLGVSEALLEPVLRGMFRALWDYSLTLLELNPLAETEHGLVAIDRKAIADEDSGNPKLASFISRYEEELGPLQREARRWGFAAVQLEGDIAVVGNGAGLTMATLDAVADAGGRPGLFLDLGGGAAAERVKAALGLVLAQPQVSKILVNIVGGITRCDEVARGLVEAVRERKERDVKIVVRLSGFMEEEGRRILREAGIVAYPSLEDAVREVVG, encoded by the coding sequence GTGATACTACTCGAGTTCGAAGTTAAGGAGATCCTTGAGCAGTACGGGATCCCTACCGAGGCGGCGGTTACCGTCGACTCCACTAGCGTGGGTAAGCTTAACGAGCTTGCCTCACACCTTAGAAGCCCGCTCGTCGTTAAAGCCCAGGTGAGGGGGTGGGGTAGGGGGAAAGCAGGGCTGGTGAAATTCGCGGAGACGCTGGAGGAGGCTGAGAAGCTAGCGCGCAGCATGCTCGGCTCCCCCTTCGGCGCGGAGCGTGTGCGCTACGTGATGGTTTCCGAGTTCGTTAAGCCAAGGAGGGAGCTCTACCTCTCGATGATGCTGGGTGGCGACCCTCCCGGGGTGCTGCTCCTCGCTAGCACCGCTGGCGGGGTCTCCGTCGAGGAGAAGGCGGCGGGAAGCCTCCTGTCACTCCGCCTAGATCCCAGCGTGGGGCTGAGGAGCTACGCGGTGAGGAGAGTCGCGAAGCACCTGGGCGTCTCAGAAGCGCTGCTCGAGCCTGTGCTCCGCGGAATGTTCAGAGCCTTGTGGGACTACAGCCTCACGCTCCTCGAGCTTAACCCGCTCGCGGAGACGGAGCACGGCCTCGTCGCGATCGACCGGAAGGCGATCGCAGACGAGGACTCCGGCAACCCGAAGCTCGCGAGCTTCATCTCCAGGTACGAGGAGGAGCTGGGACCCCTGCAGCGGGAGGCGAGGAGGTGGGGGTTTGCTGCAGTGCAGCTTGAAGGCGACATCGCTGTAGTAGGTAACGGCGCGGGCCTCACAATGGCGACGCTGGACGCGGTCGCGGATGCCGGCGGGAGGCCGGGCCTCTTCCTCGACCTTGGAGGAGGGGCAGCCGCGGAGCGAGTTAAAGCGGCTCTAGGGCTCGTGCTCGCTCAGCCGCAAGTGTCGAAAATCCTGGTGAATATCGTCGGCGGGATTACGAGGTGCGATGAGGTTGCGAGAGGGCTTGTGGAGGCTGTTCGCGAGAGGAAGGAACGTGACGTCAAGATCGTGGTGAGGCTCTCTGGCTTCATGGAGGAGGAGGGTAGGAGGATCCTGAGGGAAGCGGGCATCGTGGCGTACCCATCCCTGGAGGATGCTGTGAGAGAGGTGGTCGGCTGA
- the acs gene encoding acetate--CoA ligase: MSTEVTSLYREKTREITYGHKLRQLQEAALRDPEKFWSEVARNLYWFRTWDRVLEWNPPFARWFVGGLTNASYNALDVHLKSAVKNKVAVFWEGEPGDRRVLTYFDLWREVSRFASALKSLGVEKGDRVTIYMPMVPELLVAMLACARIGAIHSVVFSGFSVEALVTRIRDAEAKVVVTADGGYRRGKVVPLKQNVDVALAKTPSVRNVVVVRRANVDVDMKEGRDFWWDDLVKGAEKESGAEPVESEHPLFVLYTSGTTGKPKGVVHDTGGYMVWLWATMKWVFDIKPEDIYWCTADAGWITGHSYVVYGPLLHGATIVVYEGAPDYPAPDRWWEIIEEYSVTVFYTTPTAIRMHMRFGERWVRKHDLSSLRLLGTVGEPINPEVWKWYHRVVGGGACPIVDTWWQTETGGIMISPAPGIELVPLKPGSATLPLPGVHAEVIDEEGRPAKPYQKGYLVILGPWPGMLTTLWNDPEKYREVYWSKFKPSEHLQFYFHPPAIYYTGDYAMRDEDGYFWLLGRADDVLKVAGHRLGTMEIESALTMHPAVAEAAVIGRPDPVKGEAIVAFVTLRAGHNPSEEMRRELIEWVRKTVGPVATPSELYFTTSLPKTRSGKIMRRLLKAVVSGQPLGDVSTLEDEASIQEVAKAVEDLLKAMKNHG, translated from the coding sequence ATGTCGACAGAAGTCACAAGCCTCTACAGAGAGAAGACGAGAGAGATCACGTACGGCCACAAGCTGAGGCAGCTGCAGGAAGCCGCACTCAGGGACCCTGAGAAGTTCTGGAGCGAGGTCGCCAGGAACCTGTACTGGTTTAGAACGTGGGATAGGGTCCTCGAGTGGAACCCGCCCTTCGCGAGGTGGTTCGTAGGCGGGCTTACGAATGCCTCGTACAACGCTCTGGACGTCCACCTGAAGAGCGCGGTGAAGAACAAGGTTGCCGTGTTCTGGGAGGGGGAGCCCGGCGACAGGAGGGTGCTGACGTACTTCGACCTCTGGAGGGAGGTGAGCAGGTTCGCGAGCGCGCTCAAGAGCCTCGGCGTTGAGAAAGGCGACAGGGTCACGATCTACATGCCTATGGTCCCCGAGCTGCTAGTCGCAATGCTTGCGTGCGCTAGGATAGGTGCGATACACAGCGTTGTGTTCTCGGGCTTCAGCGTGGAGGCTCTCGTCACGAGGATCAGGGACGCGGAGGCGAAGGTGGTCGTCACCGCGGACGGCGGCTATAGGAGGGGGAAGGTGGTGCCGCTGAAGCAGAACGTCGACGTGGCGCTCGCGAAGACTCCGAGTGTCCGGAACGTCGTGGTAGTCAGGAGGGCTAACGTGGACGTCGACATGAAGGAGGGGAGGGACTTCTGGTGGGATGACCTGGTGAAGGGCGCAGAGAAGGAGAGCGGGGCTGAGCCTGTGGAGAGCGAGCACCCTCTCTTCGTGCTCTACACGTCGGGCACGACGGGTAAGCCGAAGGGTGTCGTTCACGACACGGGCGGCTACATGGTCTGGCTGTGGGCTACCATGAAGTGGGTTTTCGACATAAAGCCCGAGGACATCTACTGGTGCACGGCCGACGCGGGGTGGATCACCGGGCACTCTTACGTTGTCTACGGACCCCTCCTGCACGGCGCCACCATCGTAGTCTACGAAGGTGCGCCGGACTACCCAGCGCCCGACAGGTGGTGGGAGATCATTGAGGAGTACAGCGTCACGGTGTTCTACACGACGCCTACCGCGATCAGGATGCACATGAGGTTCGGAGAGAGGTGGGTGAGGAAGCACGACTTATCGTCGCTCAGGCTGCTCGGAACGGTGGGAGAGCCGATAAACCCCGAGGTGTGGAAGTGGTACCACAGGGTTGTTGGCGGCGGAGCCTGCCCGATCGTTGACACATGGTGGCAGACCGAGACCGGCGGCATAATGATAAGCCCAGCTCCCGGCATAGAGCTCGTACCGCTCAAGCCCGGCTCCGCCACCCTCCCGCTCCCCGGCGTTCACGCAGAAGTTATCGACGAGGAAGGTAGGCCGGCGAAACCCTACCAGAAGGGTTACCTGGTGATCCTGGGGCCGTGGCCCGGCATGCTGACAACGCTGTGGAACGACCCGGAGAAGTACAGGGAAGTCTACTGGAGCAAGTTCAAGCCTAGCGAGCACCTGCAGTTCTACTTCCACCCACCGGCGATCTACTACACAGGTGACTACGCCATGAGGGATGAGGACGGGTACTTCTGGCTCCTCGGCAGGGCTGACGACGTCCTCAAGGTGGCTGGCCACAGGCTGGGCACTATGGAGATAGAGAGCGCGCTCACGATGCACCCGGCAGTCGCGGAAGCAGCTGTAATCGGCAGGCCGGACCCAGTTAAAGGAGAAGCTATCGTCGCTTTCGTAACGCTGAGAGCAGGGCACAACCCCTCCGAGGAGATGAGGAGAGAGCTCATCGAGTGGGTTCGGAAGACAGTGGGCCCCGTGGCCACGCCGAGCGAGCTGTACTTCACAACTAGCCTCCCGAAGACGAGGAGCGGGAAAATCATGAGGAGGCTTCTCAAAGCAGTTGTCAGCGGGCAGCCGCTCGGCGACGTGTCGACGCTCGAAGACGAAGCGTCGATCCAGGAAGTCGCGAAAGCTGTTGAAGACCTCTTAAAAGCGATGAAGAACCACGGCTAA
- a CDS encoding YkgJ family cysteine cluster protein: protein MAELPVDCWIGSRFCGKCCVKAIVPLTPEDLERLSREGFALEEVVERRFGVPVLKLVEGRCFFLDPATGACRIYRARPEACRLYPLIHDGLWVRVDPACPKAFEVSRDSADRLAAKVLEFYERVKRAWASGDKLQEI from the coding sequence ATGGCTGAGCTGCCGGTCGACTGCTGGATCGGCAGCCGCTTCTGTGGGAAGTGCTGCGTGAAGGCTATCGTCCCGCTAACCCCGGAAGACTTGGAGAGGCTTAGCAGGGAGGGTTTCGCGCTCGAGGAAGTTGTCGAGCGCAGGTTCGGTGTCCCTGTGCTGAAGCTCGTGGAGGGGCGCTGCTTCTTCCTGGATCCCGCGACGGGCGCGTGCAGGATATACCGCGCCAGGCCGGAGGCGTGCAGGCTCTACCCGCTAATCCACGATGGGCTTTGGGTGCGCGTAGACCCCGCGTGCCCGAAGGCCTTCGAGGTTTCCAGGGATTCTGCGGACAGGCTGGCGGCGAAGGTTCTCGAGTTCTACGAGAGGGTGAAGCGAGCATGGGCTAGCGGAGACAAGCTTCAAGAAATTTAA
- a CDS encoding carotenoid biosynthesis protein encodes MATSQRAILLRLGEALQFSLTAVSLTLLARAGCRRPVTVFFAGLLVGFAFEALGTRTGIPFGVYTYEWRAPSLLGVPLTVVYGWGLYVTVSYMVASRFGSMLQRVLYASLLTTSLDMAIDPVMVSYGFWRWARAGEWFGIPLENFAGWFTVSAASLLLAERIAKAGGSCPLSWRCSALCYLTAYIPFAVASKPETITPVLVAATLGTLLVVAPQLARRMSQPSGVVSR; translated from the coding sequence GTGGCAACCTCCCAGAGAGCGATTCTCCTAAGGCTTGGAGAAGCACTCCAGTTTTCGCTGACAGCAGTTTCCCTGACGCTGCTCGCTAGAGCTGGATGTCGCCGACCGGTCACCGTATTCTTCGCGGGCTTGCTTGTGGGCTTTGCGTTCGAGGCATTGGGGACAAGGACGGGAATCCCTTTCGGCGTGTACACTTACGAGTGGAGGGCTCCGAGCCTGCTCGGCGTGCCCTTAACGGTAGTCTACGGCTGGGGGCTCTACGTCACGGTCTCCTACATGGTGGCTTCGAGGTTTGGGAGCATGCTACAGAGAGTCCTCTACGCTTCGCTGTTGACCACGTCGCTCGACATGGCGATCGACCCAGTGATGGTGAGCTACGGGTTCTGGAGGTGGGCGAGAGCCGGGGAGTGGTTCGGCATCCCGCTCGAGAACTTTGCCGGCTGGTTCACAGTCTCCGCAGCCTCCCTGCTCCTCGCTGAGCGTATCGCGAAAGCTGGGGGCTCCTGCCCGTTGAGCTGGAGGTGCTCTGCCCTCTGCTACCTTACCGCTTACATCCCATTCGCCGTAGCCTCTAAGCCAGAAACGATCACTCCAGTTCTAGTGGCAGCGACTCTCGGCACGCTTCTCGTGGTAGCGCCGCAACTGGCAAGAAGGATGTCGCAGCCCTCCGGTGTTGTCTCGCGGTAA
- the sucD gene encoding succinate--CoA ligase subunit alpha, with protein sequence MAILVGGETRVLVQGITGRQGSLHTELMLKYGTRVVAGVTPGKGGSEVLGVPVYDSVAEAVEAHPEVNTSVVFVPPRFAPDAVYEAVDAGIRLIVVITEGIPVHEALLMVSYAKSKSAVVVGPNTPGVITPGKCKVGIMPGELFKPGRIGLISRSGTLTYEVAARLAAAGFGVSTAVGIGGDPVTGLSFWDVYERFLEDPETDAVVLVGEIGGTKEEEFAKRYAASPGKPVVAYIAGRAAPPGRRMGHAGAIAFGATGTYAGKVEALERAGIPVARRLGEVPELLASRLKR encoded by the coding sequence ATGGCGATCCTGGTGGGTGGAGAGACGAGAGTGCTGGTGCAGGGGATCACCGGAAGGCAGGGAAGCCTCCACACCGAGCTGATGCTCAAGTACGGGACTAGGGTGGTAGCTGGAGTTACGCCGGGTAAAGGTGGTAGCGAGGTTCTAGGCGTGCCTGTCTACGACTCTGTTGCTGAAGCGGTGGAGGCTCACCCTGAGGTGAACACCTCGGTAGTCTTCGTCCCCCCGCGCTTCGCTCCGGACGCTGTCTACGAGGCGGTGGACGCTGGCATCCGGCTCATCGTGGTCATCACAGAGGGTATCCCCGTCCACGAGGCTCTACTCATGGTGAGCTACGCGAAGAGCAAGAGCGCAGTCGTCGTGGGGCCGAACACTCCCGGCGTGATCACGCCCGGGAAGTGTAAGGTCGGAATCATGCCTGGCGAGCTCTTCAAGCCCGGGAGAATAGGCTTAATCTCGAGAAGCGGCACGCTAACCTACGAGGTGGCAGCTCGGCTAGCGGCAGCCGGTTTCGGCGTTTCCACCGCGGTAGGTATCGGCGGAGACCCGGTCACAGGGCTCAGCTTCTGGGATGTTTACGAGAGGTTCCTGGAAGACCCGGAGACCGACGCTGTAGTCCTCGTGGGCGAGATTGGCGGCACCAAAGAGGAGGAGTTCGCTAAGCGCTACGCAGCCAGCCCGGGGAAGCCTGTAGTCGCCTACATCGCGGGTAGGGCCGCTCCGCCTGGGAGGAGGATGGGGCATGCGGGCGCAATAGCTTTCGGGGCAACCGGGACCTACGCGGGCAAGGTGGAGGCACTCGAGAGGGCTGGGATCCCCGTTGCCAGGAGGCTTGGCGAGGTGCCGGAACTCCTCGCCTCACGGCTGAAGAGGTGA
- a CDS encoding type II toxin-antitoxin system VapC family toxin: MRVFLDANLLIYLNTMAEEALRAKYEDFYFRLVSEHRLYTDALVLDELLFVSKKKYGVPYSVTLDFIKSFVEPFTQLLQIGAEEYGEAEEIIRVYEIRPSDALHLGVMKVNGISWIVSEDRELDRVSWVKRLWLT, from the coding sequence GTGAGGGTTTTTCTCGACGCGAACCTCCTCATCTACCTGAACACGATGGCTGAAGAGGCGCTCAGGGCTAAGTACGAGGATTTCTACTTCCGCTTGGTATCCGAGCACCGCTTGTATACGGATGCTCTCGTCTTGGACGAGCTGCTATTCGTCTCTAAGAAGAAGTACGGCGTACCTTATTCCGTGACGCTAGACTTCATCAAGAGCTTTGTTGAACCTTTCACCCAGCTGCTGCAGATCGGAGCAGAGGAGTACGGGGAAGCGGAGGAGATCATTCGAGTGTACGAGATCCGGCCTTCAGACGCCCTGCACCTGGGCGTTATGAAAGTGAACGGTATCAGCTGGATCGTCTCAGAGGATCGAGAGCTGGATAGAGTGAGCTGGGTGAAAAGGCTCTGGCTAACGTAG
- a CDS encoding AbrB/MazE/SpoVT family DNA-binding domain-containing protein, with protein MLRLRVGRKGYVILPKALREALGVEEGDVLLAQVGDGILLLKPARRQVDEEQLRRAFREHVEKLRSLRGRVEPRPGELAEVYLEEEFE; from the coding sequence GTGTTGAGGCTCCGGGTCGGCAGGAAGGGTTACGTGATTTTACCGAAAGCTCTGCGGGAGGCTCTCGGCGTAGAGGAGGGGGACGTGCTGCTAGCTCAGGTTGGTGATGGTATTCTGCTGCTTAAGCCTGCTAGGAGGCAGGTGGACGAGGAACAGCTTAGGAGAGCTTTCAGGGAGCATGTCGAGAAGCTCCGGAGCTTGAGGGGGAGGGTTGAACCCAGGCCGGGCGAGCTCGCTGAAGTCTACCTGGAGGAGGAGTTCGAGTGA